A part of Halobaculum sp. MBLA0143 genomic DNA contains:
- a CDS encoding AAA family ATPase, protein MTDTDPDTDTEPDAATDGSTTDDGETDVVLIGSVDGSGGKTAVALALATLARRRGLDVGYAKPKGTRLRSRVGKTLDEDPMLARELLGTDDEVHEMEPVVYSPTFVEGAIRGMEDTDELRAQVRESFETVAADRDLLVVEGGDSLATGRAVDLADPQVAALLDAEILLVADYEEPGDVDDVLAAADDAGDRLAGVLFNRVTDAQYDDVAADVAPFLESRDVPALGVLPRRSALAGVTVDALGSELGAERLTDAGGDELVEGFLVGAMGGDAALRHMRRRKDVAVITGGDRSDVLTAAIDAGGVSCLVLTGGHRPSGAILGKAETAGVPVLLLNTDTLTAVERAEDVIHEGRTRDAETVAVMRELLSDHADVETILDLA, encoded by the coding sequence ATGACAGACACAGACCCAGACACAGACACGGAACCCGACGCGGCGACGGATGGATCGACGACGGACGACGGCGAGACGGACGTGGTGCTGATCGGCTCCGTCGACGGCAGCGGCGGCAAGACGGCCGTCGCCTTGGCGCTGGCGACACTCGCACGACGGCGGGGGCTCGACGTGGGCTACGCCAAGCCGAAGGGGACGCGGCTCCGGAGCCGCGTCGGCAAGACCTTAGACGAGGATCCGATGCTGGCCCGGGAGCTGCTCGGTACGGACGACGAGGTGCACGAGATGGAGCCGGTCGTCTACTCCCCGACGTTCGTCGAGGGTGCCATCCGTGGGATGGAAGACACCGACGAGCTCCGGGCGCAGGTCCGCGAGAGCTTCGAGACGGTCGCGGCCGACAGGGACTTACTCGTGGTCGAGGGCGGTGACAGCCTCGCCACCGGCCGCGCGGTCGACCTGGCGGACCCACAGGTAGCGGCGCTGTTGGACGCGGAGATCCTGTTGGTCGCGGACTACGAGGAGCCGGGCGACGTGGACGACGTGTTGGCGGCCGCAGACGACGCCGGCGACCGACTCGCGGGCGTCCTGTTCAACCGCGTGACGGACGCACAGTACGACGATGTGGCCGCGGACGTGGCGCCGTTCCTGGAGAGCCGGGACGTGCCGGCGCTCGGCGTGCTGCCCCGGCGGTCGGCGCTGGCGGGCGTCACGGTCGACGCGCTCGGCTCGGAGCTCGGCGCCGAACGACTGACCGACGCCGGCGGCGACGAGCTCGTCGAGGGGTTCCTCGTCGGCGCGATGGGGGGTGACGCCGCCCTACGACACATGCGTCGGCGGAAGGACGTGGCCGTCATCACGGGCGGCGACCGGTCGGACGTGTTGACCGCAGCGATCGACGCCGGCGGGGTGTCGTGTCTCGTCCTGACGGGCGGCCACCGCCCCTCGGGGGCGATCCTCGGCAAGGCGGAGACGGCCGGCGTCCCGGTGTTGCTGCTCAACACGGACACGCTGACGGCCGTCGAGCGGGCGGAAGACGTGATCCACGAGGGCCGTACCCGCGACGCGGAGACGGTGGCGGTGATGCGGGAACTACTGTCGGATCACGCGGACGTGGAGACGATCCTGGACCTGGCGTAG
- a CDS encoding alanine--glyoxylate aminotransferase family protein, translating to MDDDFLLLNPGPVPVRQSVLDAMAEPMVSHRSAEFEAVYERAQTGVEYVFEQSTPTERETAAGGTALLLNGTATMGMEAAVANLVDSDGHVVALVNGKFGRRFARIAERHSENVTRVDVPWGESIPLSAVRDAVQPDTQLVTMVHNETSTGLQNPVWGVGDVVADHDAHFVVDGVTSVGGDVFCVDDWNVDVAITDAQKALETPPGISAVYVTSEVRDEFDGESAPFYEDLEWHLRKAESHQTPFTSAVPLFRGMAEAVKAIEREGMPARIARHHRQARAFRHGFAALGLEPFPDAADHTVLSNTVTAMSLPESLRGDPEEFFAAVEERGVSISGGQAHLGGEIFRVSNMGSLRGDQVVRGVRVVGEALSAVGIDADVDAGVAAARERVETN from the coding sequence ATGGACGACGACTTTCTCCTCTTGAATCCGGGACCGGTGCCGGTGCGACAGTCGGTCCTGGACGCGATGGCGGAGCCGATGGTGTCACACCGGTCGGCGGAGTTCGAGGCCGTCTACGAGCGCGCACAGACGGGCGTCGAGTACGTGTTCGAGCAGTCGACGCCGACGGAACGAGAGACCGCCGCCGGTGGGACGGCGTTGTTGCTCAACGGCACCGCGACCATGGGGATGGAGGCGGCAGTCGCCAACCTGGTCGACTCGGACGGCCACGTCGTGGCCCTGGTCAACGGGAAGTTCGGTCGGCGGTTCGCCCGGATCGCGGAGCGACACTCCGAGAACGTGACCCGTGTGGACGTGCCCTGGGGGGAGTCGATCCCGTTGTCGGCGGTGAGAGACGCCGTCCAGCCGGACACCCAGCTCGTGACGATGGTGCACAACGAGACGTCGACCGGGCTCCAGAACCCGGTGTGGGGGGTCGGCGACGTGGTCGCGGACCACGACGCCCACTTCGTCGTCGACGGCGTGACGAGCGTCGGCGGCGACGTGTTCTGCGTCGACGACTGGAACGTGGACGTGGCGATCACGGACGCTCAGAAGGCGTTGGAGACGCCGCCGGGAATCTCGGCGGTGTACGTGACGAGCGAGGTGCGCGACGAGTTCGACGGCGAGTCGGCGCCGTTCTACGAGGACCTGGAGTGGCACCTCAGGAAGGCGGAGAGCCACCAGACCCCGTTCACCTCGGCGGTGCCGTTGTTCCGTGGAATGGCGGAGGCCGTGAAGGCAATCGAACGCGAGGGGATGCCCGCCCGGATCGCCCGGCACCACAGACAGGCTCGAGCGTTCCGCCACGGGTTCGCCGCGCTCGGGTTGGAACCGTTCCCCGACGCGGCGGACCACACGGTGTTGTCGAACACGGTGACGGCGATGTCGCTCCCGGAGTCGCTCCGCGGTGACCCCGAGGAGTTCTTCGCGGCCGTAGAGGAACGCGGCGTGTCGATCTCCGGCGGCCAGGCCCACCTCGGCGGAGAGATCTTCCGGGTGTCGAACATGGGGTCGCTCCGGGGCGACCAGGTCGTCCGCGGCGTCCGGGTGGTCGGGGAGGCGCTGTCGGCCGTCGGGATCGACGCCGACGTGGACGCCGGCGTCGCGGCCGCTCGTGAGCGGGTGGAGACGAACTGA
- a CDS encoding ADP-ribosylglycohydrolase family protein — translation MTTTHSRAVGCLLGLACGDALGRPVEFQSSTGIADQHGRVDQMYGDGTHGQPAGTVTDDTELALALARSLADTGGFDAADVADRYVAWYESGPFDVGLATADALRELRDGADPADAGRIVWERRPEGQNAGNGSLMRCAPLALATPDDERRAAAAAADSRITHADPRCVEGCVAYLTVLDRLLSGADPESAVDAGLSTAADRDAPRAVRTALANATDGQAASLETSGYVVHTLETALYDAATATTAEEAIVTTVSRGGDTDTLGAVAGAAAGARFGADAIPDRWLDVLDVESELRELAETLIDER, via the coding sequence GTGACCACGACACACTCACGCGCGGTCGGCTGTCTGCTCGGGCTGGCCTGCGGCGACGCCCTCGGCCGGCCGGTCGAGTTCCAGTCGTCGACCGGGATCGCAGACCAACACGGTCGCGTCGACCAGATGTACGGCGACGGTACCCACGGCCAACCCGCCGGCACCGTGACGGACGACACGGAGCTCGCGCTGGCGCTCGCCAGGAGTCTCGCGGACACCGGCGGCTTCGACGCCGCGGACGTCGCCGACCGGTACGTCGCGTGGTACGAGTCGGGGCCGTTCGACGTCGGTCTGGCGACCGCCGACGCGCTCCGCGAGCTCCGCGACGGGGCCGACCCGGCGGACGCCGGGCGGATCGTCTGGGAGCGCCGTCCGGAGGGACAGAACGCGGGCAACGGTAGTCTGATGCGGTGTGCGCCGTTGGCGCTGGCGACCCCGGACGACGAGCGTCGCGCGGCGGCCGCCGCCGCAGACTCCCGGATCACACACGCGGACCCGCGGTGTGTCGAGGGCTGTGTCGCCTACCTGACCGTGCTCGACCGACTGCTCTCGGGGGCCGACCCGGAGTCGGCCGTCGACGCCGGGCTGTCGACCGCCGCCGACCGCGACGCACCCCGCGCGGTGCGGACCGCGCTGGCCAACGCGACGGACGGCCAGGCGGCGTCGTTGGAGACCTCCGGCTACGTCGTCCACACGCTGGAGACGGCACTGTACGACGCCGCGACCGCGACGACCGCCGAGGAGGCGATCGTCACGACGGTCTCCCGAGGCGGGGACACGGACACGCTCGGGGCAGTCGCGGGCGCCGCCGCCGGCGCACGCTTCGGCGCCGACGCGATCCCGGACCGGTGGCTGGACGTGCTCGACGTCGAATCGGAGCTTCGAGAGCTCGCGGAGACACTGATCGACGAGCGGTAG
- a CDS encoding M24 family metallopeptidase — MSTRLPEAAFDERLAAVRDRLAETDADAAVWFGATSIEYLTGFHHVPTERPVALAVTDDRVEIVVPRLEVERVEPNPRIDGVHSYFDYPGDAPLETVAEMLAGLDTDRVAADADGAPGVMGYEGPALSAFVEVDTQGWVARMRWEKSDAEIDLIRESAKWANLGHRYLADYTEPGAHPATVSQRASMDASRAMLDALGDRYAVRVRGDGPVHAGYISGHETALPHGHTPNERLSEGDVLVTGASANVDGYRSELERTMFVGEPSEEQTHYFELMLEAQTIAIDALGPDVPVAHVDQVVWDYFEEQGVTDLAQHHVGHNIGLGGHEPPYLDRGWGEYDHVEEGDDVIRPGQVYTLEPGLYTEEYGYRHSDTVAVTEDGTETLTTFPRDLESNTIRH, encoded by the coding sequence ATGTCGACACGACTGCCGGAGGCGGCCTTCGACGAGCGGCTCGCGGCCGTCCGAGACCGGCTCGCGGAGACGGACGCAGACGCGGCGGTGTGGTTCGGGGCGACCAGCATCGAGTACCTCACCGGGTTCCACCACGTCCCGACGGAGCGGCCGGTCGCGCTCGCGGTCACCGACGACCGGGTAGAGATCGTCGTCCCACGCCTGGAGGTGGAGCGTGTGGAGCCGAACCCACGGATAGACGGGGTCCACAGCTACTTCGACTACCCGGGCGATGCTCCGTTGGAGACGGTCGCGGAGATGCTGGCCGGACTGGACACCGACCGGGTCGCGGCCGACGCCGACGGCGCACCGGGCGTGATGGGGTACGAGGGCCCGGCGCTGTCGGCGTTCGTGGAAGTCGACACCCAGGGGTGGGTCGCGCGAATGCGCTGGGAGAAGAGCGACGCCGAGATCGACCTGATCCGGGAGTCGGCCAAGTGGGCCAACCTCGGGCACCGCTACCTCGCAGACTACACGGAGCCGGGCGCACACCCCGCGACCGTGAGCCAGCGCGCGTCGATGGACGCCTCGCGGGCGATGCTGGACGCGCTGGGCGACCGCTACGCCGTCCGGGTGCGTGGCGACGGCCCGGTCCACGCGGGCTACATCTCCGGCCACGAGACCGCCCTCCCGCACGGTCACACGCCCAACGAACGCCTCTCGGAGGGTGACGTGCTCGTCACCGGCGCGTCGGCCAACGTCGACGGCTACCGCTCGGAGCTGGAACGGACGATGTTCGTCGGCGAACCCAGCGAAGAGCAGACCCACTACTTCGAGCTGATGCTGGAGGCCCAGACCATCGCTATCGACGCGCTCGGGCCGGACGTACCCGTCGCGCACGTCGACCAGGTCGTCTGGGACTACTTCGAGGAACAGGGCGTGACGGATCTCGCACAACACCACGTCGGCCACAACATCGGGCTGGGTGGCCACGAGCCGCCGTACCTCGACCGCGGCTGGGGGGAGTACGACCACGTCGAGGAAGGCGACGACGTGATCCGGCCGGGTCAGGTGTACACGCTCGAACCCGGGCTGTACACCGAGGAGTACGGCTACCGCCACTCCGACACCGTCGCCGTCACCGAGGACGGCACGGAGACGCTGACCACGTTCCCCCGGGACCTGGAGTCGAACACGATCCGACACTGA
- a CDS encoding HAD family hydrolase: MTANSFELFGTLVDADLPDDPARAVGRELADRGVDLPADWATAYDETHIDPPAEAVVPLPAHVSAALGSRGVDAPDNAPRRAVVAAFDPEVRTREGASEALAAAADRGPVAVLADAPAPELARRTLIRADLDRSLLDATVSTAACGWALTAPEAHETVARRLGAERVVHVGRAAVDREQARDVTETPLPALAREWRESPDDAAR; this comes from the coding sequence GTGACAGCCAACTCCTTCGAACTGTTCGGGACGCTCGTCGACGCAGACCTACCAGACGACCCCGCACGCGCCGTCGGTCGGGAGCTGGCCGACCGCGGCGTCGACCTCCCGGCCGACTGGGCGACCGCTTACGACGAGACACACATCGACCCGCCGGCGGAGGCGGTCGTCCCGTTGCCGGCCCACGTCAGCGCCGCCCTCGGCTCGCGGGGGGTAGACGCCCCGGACAACGCCCCGCGACGAGCGGTTGTCGCGGCGTTCGACCCGGAAGTCCGGACGCGCGAGGGGGCAAGTGAGGCGCTCGCGGCCGCGGCCGACCGCGGCCCCGTCGCGGTGCTCGCGGACGCCCCCGCGCCGGAGTTGGCCCGCCGGACGCTGATCCGTGCGGACCTGGACCGCTCGCTCCTCGACGCGACCGTCTCCACCGCCGCCTGCGGCTGGGCGCTGACCGCTCCGGAGGCCCACGAGACGGTCGCGCGCCGACTCGGGGCCGAGCGAGTGGTCCACGTCGGCCGCGCTGCCGTCGACCGCGAGCAGGCCCGCGACGTGACGGAGACACCCCTCCCGGCGCTGGCCCGCGAGTGGCGGGAGTCGCCGGACGACGCCGCTCGGTAA
- a CDS encoding TrkH family potassium uptake protein: MTFRVDLRTTASVLGRVLQYLAVPVVFPLTIAVYYGESLLPFVATIVVAVVVGTALSRLDPDPDLDAPEGFLFVGLTWLVVPLVGTIPYLVAGEGTIAAFPNALFEAMSGFTTTGATVLGDISVDTHGRAVLMWRQLTQWLGGMGIVVLMVAILPELGAGGAQLVESESPGLELDKLTPRIAETARALWLLYVFLTAILAGLLYLLHLLGLADGMTLYNAVAHALTTMPTGGFSPEARSIEAFSPAVQWVITLFMVVAGTNFALLWRVRAGDPDRLLRNEEFRTYLAAVAGVAVVAATLLVTGAGLARTPTGVPAIVGNVERALRHGLFQAAAIVTTTGYASMDFNTWSAPAKYLLLAAMFLGGSAGSAAGSVKIVRWVVGVKTAVRELFTTGRPDAIRPVRTSGEVVDEATIRGIFAFLFLFVVTFAVSTLLLFLDAVGTGLDLSVLEAASATVAILGNVGPGFGAVGPMNGYTDFSTQSKLFMVLLMWIGRLEIVSVLVLLTPSFWRT; the protein is encoded by the coding sequence GTGACGTTCCGCGTCGACCTCCGGACGACGGCGAGCGTGCTCGGACGGGTGCTCCAGTACCTCGCGGTGCCGGTGGTGTTCCCGTTGACGATCGCCGTCTACTACGGCGAGAGTCTACTCCCGTTCGTGGCGACCATCGTCGTCGCGGTCGTCGTCGGTACGGCGCTGTCACGTCTCGATCCAGACCCGGACCTGGACGCGCCCGAGGGGTTCCTGTTCGTCGGGCTGACGTGGCTCGTCGTCCCGCTCGTCGGGACCATCCCCTACCTCGTCGCCGGGGAGGGGACGATCGCGGCGTTCCCGAACGCGTTGTTCGAGGCGATGAGTGGCTTCACCACGACCGGCGCGACCGTGCTCGGCGACATCTCCGTCGACACGCACGGTCGTGCAGTGCTCATGTGGCGACAGCTCACCCAGTGGCTCGGTGGGATGGGAATCGTCGTCCTGATGGTGGCGATTCTCCCCGAACTCGGCGCCGGCGGTGCCCAGCTCGTCGAGTCGGAGTCGCCGGGACTGGAACTGGACAAGCTCACCCCACGGATCGCCGAGACGGCGCGAGCGCTGTGGCTGTTGTACGTCTTCCTGACGGCCATCCTGGCCGGGCTCCTCTACCTCCTCCACCTCCTCGGGCTGGCGGACGGGATGACCCTCTACAACGCCGTCGCGCACGCCTTGACGACGATGCCGACCGGCGGCTTCTCGCCGGAGGCCCGGAGTATCGAGGCGTTCTCGCCGGCGGTCCAGTGGGTGATCACCCTGTTCATGGTCGTCGCGGGAACGAACTTCGCGTTGCTGTGGCGGGTACGGGCGGGTGACCCCGACCGACTCCTCCGCAACGAGGAGTTCCGGACGTACCTCGCGGCCGTCGCCGGGGTCGCCGTCGTCGCGGCGACGTTGCTCGTCACCGGCGCCGGGCTGGCCCGGACGCCGACCGGCGTGCCGGCGATCGTCGGCAACGTGGAGCGAGCGCTCCGGCACGGACTGTTCCAGGCGGCAGCCATCGTCACGACGACGGGCTACGCCAGCATGGACTTCAACACCTGGAGTGCGCCCGCGAAGTACCTCCTGTTGGCGGCGATGTTCCTCGGCGGCTCCGCCGGCTCCGCGGCCGGCTCGGTGAAGATCGTCCGCTGGGTCGTCGGGGTGAAGACGGCCGTCCGGGAGCTGTTCACCACCGGCCGCCCGGACGCCATCCGACCGGTCCGGACTAGCGGCGAGGTGGTCGACGAGGCGACGATCCGGGGGATCTTCGCCTTCCTCTTCCTGTTCGTCGTCACCTTCGCCGTCTCGACGCTGTTGTTGTTCCTCGACGCCGTCGGCACTGGGCTGGATCTCTCCGTACTGGAGGCTGCGAGCGCCACTGTCGCCATCCTGGGCAACGTGGGCCCGGGATTCGGCGCGGTCGGCCCGATGAACGGCTACACGGACTTCTCCACCCAGTCGAAGCTGTTCATGGTGTTGTTGATGTGGATCGGACGCCTGGAGATCGTCTCCGTGCTCGTCCTACTGACGCCCTCGTTCTGGCGGACGTAG
- a CDS encoding MFS transporter yields MVRVWLRSLFRRRRSFALLWTVGLAVRLAAGLRRVALPWLVVSRTGSPLQLGATLALGSVDALLAPVVGSLVDHLPRRRVVAAGVILFGGGLVALPALAAVGALSLPAVYAVVVVLGVGQFLHHVARQAWLPELVTDLDAANAVVHGTDAATQVVVLLAGGLLTAATTATTALGVAGAAALVGAVPLAALPPGRADGRDETSDSDETGPGLRPRALLSRTRTGVGYLRGPLAVLVAVAVGINLVMPAYSLFFAALGAATFEAALAYTVLLVGFEAGKLLGNGVVARADWDRTAALAGGVVACGLATLGLAAVVAVGGGTTVGLAAAAVAAAVVGATQPAFNVPTDSVLQASVPERDRGTVVGAANALYQLPFPLAYLGGGWLAARVSPAAGFAVAGGVLLAVGWVARGRLDTTMAA; encoded by the coding sequence GTGGTTCGCGTGTGGCTGCGTTCGCTGTTCCGACGACGACGCTCGTTCGCGCTGCTGTGGACCGTCGGCCTCGCGGTCAGGCTGGCGGCGGGGCTCCGGCGGGTCGCGTTGCCGTGGCTCGTCGTGAGCCGGACCGGGTCGCCGCTCCAACTCGGCGCGACGCTGGCTCTGGGCTCCGTCGACGCGCTGCTGGCGCCGGTCGTCGGTTCGCTCGTCGACCACCTCCCGCGCCGCCGAGTGGTCGCGGCCGGAGTGATCCTGTTCGGCGGCGGGCTCGTCGCGCTGCCGGCGTTGGCGGCCGTCGGAGCGCTGTCACTGCCGGCGGTGTACGCCGTCGTGGTCGTGCTCGGCGTCGGGCAGTTCCTCCACCACGTCGCCCGTCAGGCGTGGCTGCCGGAGTTGGTCACGGACTTGGACGCCGCCAACGCCGTCGTCCACGGCACGGACGCGGCGACGCAGGTGGTGGTCCTGCTGGCCGGCGGGCTCCTCACCGCCGCGACGACGGCGACGACCGCGCTGGGCGTCGCCGGCGCCGCCGCACTCGTCGGGGCCGTCCCGTTGGCGGCGCTCCCACCCGGGCGGGCCGACGGGCGCGACGAGACGAGCGACTCCGACGAGACGGGCCCGGGCTTGCGCCCTCGGGCGTTGCTGTCGCGGACCCGGACGGGCGTGGGCTACCTCCGTGGCCCGCTCGCGGTGCTCGTCGCCGTCGCCGTCGGGATCAACCTCGTGATGCCCGCGTACAGTCTGTTCTTCGCGGCGTTGGGAGCGGCGACGTTCGAGGCGGCGCTCGCGTACACCGTGCTGCTCGTCGGGTTCGAGGCGGGCAAACTCCTGGGCAACGGGGTCGTCGCCCGTGCCGACTGGGACCGGACGGCCGCCCTCGCGGGCGGGGTCGTCGCTTGCGGACTCGCAACCCTCGGACTCGCCGCGGTCGTCGCCGTCGGCGGCGGCACGACCGTCGGGCTCGCGGCCGCGGCCGTCGCGGCCGCCGTCGTCGGCGCGACACAGCCGGCGTTCAACGTCCCGACGGACAGCGTCCTGCAAGCGAGCGTGCCGGAACGCGACCGCGGCACCGTCGTTGGCGCGGCGAACGCGCTGTACCAACTGCCGTTCCCGCTGGCGTACCTCGGCGGCGGCTGGCTCGCCGCCCGCGTCTCCCCGGCAGCCGGGTTCGCCGTCGCCGGCGGCGTCCTGCTCGCGGTGGGGTGGGTCGCGCGCGGGCGACTCGACACTACGATGGCCGCGTGA
- a CDS encoding alpha/beta fold hydrolase: MTTAASERRTDDLPAGVPGEATYRTVDGESFHVVEAGPEGGELVVLLHGFPEFWYGWRDQIAPLANAGYRVVAVDQRGYNRSPKSPERRDYRLAALAEDVIGLVDAYDRERAHVVGHDWGGVVGWWLAARRPERLRRFVAVQAPHPAVIRGTLRRDPTTLVRASHAVAFQVPVAPEAASRALGWRLPKTIMRRTAMPGSFDEADFRRYVAAWERPGAFTAMLNWYRANARPPPRLPESVSVPTRIVWGGDDSFLPTQMAHDSTDHAADVRITMLPEATHWLQHDVPAKVTDAILDELGGRGGGRSARRRPE, encoded by the coding sequence GTGACAACCGCCGCGTCGGAGCGACGGACGGACGACCTCCCCGCGGGTGTGCCGGGCGAGGCCACCTACCGGACGGTCGACGGCGAGTCGTTCCACGTCGTCGAGGCCGGGCCGGAAGGGGGCGAACTCGTCGTGTTGCTCCACGGCTTCCCGGAGTTCTGGTACGGCTGGCGCGACCAGATCGCACCGTTGGCGAACGCGGGCTACCGCGTCGTCGCCGTCGACCAACGGGGGTACAACCGGTCGCCCAAGTCGCCGGAGCGCCGCGACTACCGCCTCGCCGCGCTCGCAGAGGACGTGATCGGGCTCGTCGACGCCTACGACCGCGAGCGAGCGCACGTCGTCGGTCACGACTGGGGCGGCGTGGTGGGGTGGTGGCTGGCCGCCCGTCGCCCGGAGCGACTGCGCCGGTTCGTCGCCGTCCAGGCGCCCCACCCCGCGGTGATCCGCGGGACGCTCCGGCGCGACCCGACGACGCTCGTGCGAGCGAGCCACGCCGTCGCGTTCCAGGTGCCGGTCGCCCCGGAGGCGGCCTCTCGGGCGCTCGGCTGGCGGCTCCCCAAGACGATCATGCGCCGGACCGCGATGCCCGGCAGCTTCGACGAGGCGGACTTCCGGCGGTACGTCGCCGCCTGGGAGCGTCCGGGCGCGTTCACCGCGATGCTGAACTGGTACCGGGCGAACGCGCGGCCGCCGCCGCGACTCCCCGAGTCCGTCTCCGTGCCGACCCGGATCGTCTGGGGCGGCGACGACAGCTTCCTGCCGACGCAGATGGCCCACGACAGCACCGACCACGCCGCCGACGTCCGGATCACGATGCTGCCGGAGGCGACCCACTGGCTGCAACACGACGTGCCCGCGAAGGTGACGGACGCGATCCTGGACGAACTCGGCGGCCGCGGCGGGGGTCGGTCGGCACGCCGACGGCCGGAGTGA
- a CDS encoding Hsp20/alpha crystallin family protein, with amino-acid sequence MSKLREALRDLPETVFADVLESEAAYLLVVDLPGASAETTDVSFGGGRLRVEARREKDTPHEFQYLGEDRALFLDAEIPLPPDAVGDGAEASMHRGVLEVRLPKRETDSERTIPVTEPDTASDASA; translated from the coding sequence ATGTCGAAGCTCCGCGAGGCGCTCCGTGACCTGCCGGAGACGGTGTTCGCCGACGTGTTGGAGAGCGAGGCGGCGTACCTCCTCGTCGTCGACCTCCCCGGTGCGAGCGCCGAGACCACGGACGTGTCGTTCGGCGGCGGCCGACTGCGCGTGGAGGCCAGACGCGAGAAGGACACGCCACACGAGTTCCAGTACCTCGGCGAGGACCGCGCGTTGTTCCTCGACGCGGAGATTCCGTTGCCGCCGGACGCGGTCGGCGACGGGGCGGAGGCCTCGATGCACCGCGGGGTGTTGGAGGTTCGCCTCCCGAAGCGGGAGACGGACAGCGAGCGCACGATTCCGGTGACGGAGCCCGACACGGCGTCGGACGCGAGTGCGTAA
- a CDS encoding molybdopterin molybdotransferase MoeA, whose amino-acid sequence MTHEHTGIKRRTRVAAARERLHERLRPHDRTEQVPLREAVGRALATDVTASRAVPQTDRAAVDGWAVRASDTVGASPRAPAVLRVARDGDGAETDGTDTTDTHAETPTVSPEAAVPVDTGEPLPAGADAVVRVEVTTRVGDELEVARAVPERGDVVVRGEDVTGGQQLYRAGHRLRAGDLGLLRAVGREQVTVAERPRVAVFPTGDELVGRDPDPGETLETNGVVVERLTAAWGGDATVEPAVPDEPAALRARLSTAARGLDTSETVDDAADGPAGADTPTDADVIVTVGGTAVGGRDHLPSVVAELSEGDENATERDERAEPDDPADEPFVRGVAAEPGHPTTLGVVGDTPVVCLPGYPVACVVAAVQFLRPAVHRLAGGHTPPHPTTEAELTRKVASGPGVRTFAPVRLGDDGTDTHRSDTVGTDGADDTDTAHDTNVTGATPTDGGTSARSTLGLADGWVVVPESREGYDTGETVTVELWERPAAGPADTVGGPA is encoded by the coding sequence GTGACACACGAACACACGGGCATCAAGCGCCGGACGCGGGTGGCGGCGGCCCGAGAGCGGCTCCACGAACGACTCCGTCCCCACGACCGGACGGAGCAGGTCCCGTTGCGCGAGGCGGTCGGCCGGGCGCTAGCGACGGACGTGACGGCGTCACGCGCGGTCCCACAGACGGACCGCGCGGCGGTCGACGGCTGGGCAGTCCGGGCGAGTGACACGGTGGGCGCGAGCCCTCGGGCGCCGGCCGTCCTGCGCGTCGCCCGGGACGGAGACGGTGCGGAGACCGACGGGACCGACACGACCGACACACACGCCGAGACTCCGACGGTCTCCCCGGAGGCGGCAGTTCCGGTCGACACGGGTGAACCGTTGCCGGCCGGCGCCGACGCGGTCGTCCGGGTGGAGGTGACGACGCGTGTCGGCGACGAACTGGAGGTGGCCCGCGCGGTGCCCGAACGGGGGGACGTGGTGGTCCGCGGCGAGGACGTGACCGGGGGCCAGCAGCTGTACCGCGCCGGGCACCGGCTGCGGGCGGGCGATCTGGGGCTGCTGCGGGCGGTCGGACGCGAGCAGGTGACGGTCGCCGAGCGGCCACGGGTCGCCGTGTTCCCGACCGGGGACGAGTTGGTGGGGCGCGACCCCGACCCGGGGGAGACGCTGGAGACGAACGGCGTGGTCGTCGAGCGGCTGACGGCCGCCTGGGGGGGTGACGCGACGGTCGAGCCGGCCGTGCCGGACGAGCCCGCGGCGCTCCGAGCGCGGCTGTCGACTGCCGCACGCGGACTCGACACGTCAGAGACAGTCGACGACGCTGCCGACGGCCCAGCCGGTGCCGACACTCCCACCGACGCGGACGTGATCGTCACGGTCGGCGGGACGGCGGTAGGGGGGCGCGACCACCTCCCGTCGGTGGTGGCGGAACTGTCGGAGGGCGACGAGAACGCGACCGAGAGAGACGAGCGGGCCGAGCCGGACGACCCGGCCGACGAGCCGTTCGTCCGCGGGGTCGCGGCGGAGCCGGGCCACCCGACGACGCTGGGGGTCGTCGGCGACACCCCGGTCGTCTGTCTGCCGGGCTACCCGGTCGCCTGCGTCGTGGCAGCGGTGCAGTTCCTCCGCCCGGCCGTCCACCGACTCGCGGGGGGTCACACGCCGCCACACCCGACCACGGAGGCGGAGCTCACCCGGAAGGTGGCGTCCGGGCCGGGCGTCCGGACGTTCGCGCCCGTCCGACTCGGGGACGACGGTACCGACACCCACCGATCCGACACTGTAGGCACCGACGGCGCCGACGACACAGACACCGCGCACGACACGAACGTCACGGGCGCCACCCCGACGGACGGCGGCACGAGCGCGCGGTCGACGCTCGGGCTCGCGGACGGCTGGGTGGTCGTCCCGGAGTCACGCGAGGGGTACGACACGGGCGAGACGGTCACGGTCGAACTGTGGGAGCGGCCGGCGGCCGGCCCGGCCGACACCGTGGGGGGACCGGCGTGA